From the genome of Deltaproteobacteria bacterium, one region includes:
- a CDS encoding RNB domain-containing ribonuclease, with the protein MSIFPPLLPGCIMEFLQDNQPVTAWVLDVQGARLRVFTSGQRELKLPLSRALPWTGPQCSAGASRQEMLDLLRTHHGRRERLAEAVDALELWDLAQGELDEAEIDWFASLVFDTPNPDQLAALGRKLLQTKTHFKFSPPKFEIYPRETVERRQEEMRKAQERERLVGFGQVFLRGLWDAFTKRKATPPQPDAEQTQRIHDLLMTRIANPDDRDSEALWKTMSQGLPEDPFLPLYLAQAWGIVPPHFNFHLARAQYDWTPDWAGEHAQAVEDIARRVLAGRTAPVTSIVTIDSASTQDIDDGFSLERTASGFTLRQALACPPLGWEFGSSLDRAVLHRFTSLYLPEGTSHMLPEALGTAFFSLNAGQERPALVITFDLDENGALRSFEPAIAWIHVDANLTYAGVEADIAAGTTAMLASARDLAALLRAQRIHDHAVIMDQPDPRLVLSGDPANPTVEVRQSVSTPEAQMIVSEFMILANKAMAAWALDNDVPLLFRTQNITLPAESAGVWSEPTDIYRIINNMGPSILECEPKRHATIGAKAYAPVTSPLRRYSDFLNMAQILAKLTGQGRLLTKDELERLLPILSSRAEMTGQVQRMRPRYWKCEYFRQNHKKTRWSGIIVDAGPVLVTISLPDMQLFLKAPRKIFGDKIRLGQRFAIRIGKVDPLNNEIKIVEAWEEE; encoded by the coding sequence ATGTCCATCTTTCCTCCCCTTTTGCCAGGCTGCATCATGGAATTTCTGCAGGACAACCAGCCGGTCACGGCCTGGGTTCTGGATGTCCAGGGGGCGCGGTTGCGGGTCTTCACGTCGGGCCAGCGCGAGCTGAAGCTCCCCCTGTCCCGCGCCCTGCCCTGGACCGGTCCGCAGTGTAGCGCCGGCGCCAGCCGACAGGAGATGCTCGATCTGCTGCGCACCCACCACGGCCGCCGCGAGCGTCTGGCCGAGGCCGTCGATGCCCTGGAGCTCTGGGATCTGGCCCAGGGCGAGCTGGACGAGGCGGAAATCGACTGGTTCGCCAGTCTGGTCTTTGACACGCCCAACCCCGATCAGCTGGCCGCACTGGGCCGCAAGCTGCTCCAGACCAAGACCCATTTCAAATTTTCCCCGCCCAAGTTCGAAATCTACCCCCGCGAGACGGTCGAACGCCGCCAGGAGGAAATGCGCAAGGCCCAGGAACGGGAACGTCTGGTCGGTTTCGGGCAGGTCTTTCTGCGCGGCTTGTGGGACGCCTTCACCAAGCGCAAGGCCACCCCGCCCCAGCCCGACGCGGAACAGACCCAGCGCATCCACGACCTGCTCATGACCCGCATCGCCAATCCCGACGACCGGGACTCCGAGGCGTTGTGGAAGACCATGAGTCAGGGGCTGCCCGAGGACCCGTTCCTGCCCCTGTATCTGGCCCAGGCCTGGGGCATCGTGCCGCCGCATTTCAATTTTCATCTGGCCCGGGCCCAGTACGACTGGACGCCGGATTGGGCAGGGGAACACGCCCAAGCCGTGGAGGACATCGCACGCCGCGTCCTGGCCGGCCGGACCGCGCCCGTGACCAGCATCGTGACCATCGACTCGGCCAGCACCCAGGACATCGACGACGGCTTCAGCCTGGAGCGAACCGCGTCCGGCTTCACCCTGCGCCAGGCCCTGGCCTGCCCGCCCCTGGGCTGGGAGTTCGGATCAAGCCTGGATCGGGCCGTGCTGCACCGGTTCACGTCCCTGTACCTGCCCGAGGGCACCAGCCACATGCTGCCCGAGGCGCTGGGCACGGCCTTTTTCAGCCTGAACGCGGGCCAGGAGCGTCCGGCCCTGGTCATCACCTTTGATCTGGATGAAAACGGCGCCCTCCGGTCCTTCGAGCCGGCCATCGCCTGGATCCACGTGGACGCCAACCTGACCTATGCCGGAGTGGAGGCGGACATCGCCGCCGGCACGACGGCCATGCTGGCCTCGGCCCGCGATCTGGCCGCCCTGCTCCGCGCCCAGCGCATCCACGACCACGCCGTGATCATGGACCAGCCCGACCCGCGTCTGGTCCTGTCCGGGGACCCGGCCAACCCCACCGTCGAGGTGCGCCAGTCCGTGTCCACGCCCGAGGCCCAGATGATCGTGTCCGAATTCATGATCCTGGCCAACAAGGCCATGGCCGCCTGGGCCCTGGACAACGACGTGCCCCTGCTCTTCCGGACCCAGAACATCACCCTGCCGGCCGAAAGCGCCGGCGTCTGGAGCGAGCCCACGGACATCTACCGGATCATCAACAACATGGGCCCGTCCATTCTGGAGTGCGAGCCCAAGCGCCACGCCACCATCGGCGCCAAGGCCTACGCGCCGGTGACCTCGCCCCTGCGCCGCTACTCGGACTTTCTCAACATGGCCCAGATCCTGGCCAAACTGACCGGCCAGGGACGACTGCTGACCAAGGACGAACTGGAACGCCTGCTGCCCATCCTGTCCAGCCGGGCGGAAATGACCGGACAGGTCCAGCGCATGCGCCCACGCTACTGGAAATGCGAATACTTCCGGCAAAATCACAAAAAAACACGCTGGTCCGGGATCATCGTCGATGCCGGCCCGGTCCTGGTGACCATCTCCCTGCCGGACATGCAGCTCTTCCTCAAGGCGCCGCGCAAAATCTTTGGCGACAAAATCCGCCTGGGCCAACGCTTTGCCATCCGCATTGGCAAGGTCGATCCCCTGAACAACGAAATCAAGATCGTCGAGGCCTGGGAAGAGGAATGA
- a CDS encoding IMP cyclohydrolase — MSDLKKMYHTLNRDSFPADLTLTIGDQTIRFTKKTWNIGGEQKGLRYGENPDQPAALYEVADSSFSMDGVAFQHGQHKLVSSLTEDNLIQSGKHPGKINLTDVDNGINMLQYLAAKPAAIILKHNNPCGAAWSDDGLHAALTKAFGADRIAAFGGTIVVNRPLDKACAEFINSSYFEVVAAPEFEPGALDVLTTKKNLRIIRIPALGKLEDMVGTPFLDIKSLVDGGLIIQASFRNRILGVDDFLPAAATKDGQTVLARKPTPKEADDLLFAWAVEAGVTSNSIIFARDGATVSIGTGEQDRVGCVELTIQKAHTKYADKLAFERHGLSLYELKLKARDDADLNSSLTEILARTERDKGGLPGTVLVSDGFFPFRDGVDLAIAQGVTAIAQPGGSIRDLEVIQAVNEAAPQVAMVFTGQRSFKH; from the coding sequence ATGAGTGATCTCAAGAAGATGTATCATACCCTGAACCGGGATTCCTTCCCGGCCGACCTCACCCTGACCATTGGCGACCAGACCATACGGTTCACCAAGAAAACCTGGAACATCGGCGGCGAACAAAAGGGCCTGCGCTACGGCGAAAATCCGGATCAACCCGCGGCCCTGTACGAGGTGGCCGACAGCTCCTTTTCCATGGACGGTGTCGCCTTCCAGCACGGCCAGCACAAGCTGGTTTCCAGCCTGACCGAGGACAACCTGATCCAGTCCGGCAAGCATCCGGGCAAGATCAACCTGACCGACGTCGACAACGGCATCAACATGCTCCAGTACCTCGCGGCCAAGCCCGCGGCCATCATCTTGAAGCACAACAACCCCTGCGGCGCGGCCTGGTCCGATGACGGACTGCACGCGGCCCTGACCAAGGCCTTTGGGGCCGATCGCATCGCCGCCTTCGGCGGCACCATCGTGGTCAACCGTCCCCTGGACAAGGCCTGCGCGGAATTTATCAATTCCAGCTATTTCGAGGTTGTCGCGGCTCCGGAATTCGAGCCCGGCGCCCTGGACGTGCTGACCACCAAGAAAAATCTGCGCATCATCCGTATCCCGGCCCTGGGCAAGCTCGAAGACATGGTCGGCACCCCGTTCCTGGACATCAAGTCCCTGGTGGACGGAGGCCTGATCATCCAGGCGTCCTTCCGCAACCGCATCCTCGGCGTGGATGATTTCCTGCCGGCCGCGGCCACCAAGGACGGCCAGACCGTCCTGGCCCGTAAACCCACCCCCAAGGAAGCCGATGACCTGCTCTTCGCCTGGGCCGTGGAAGCCGGCGTGACCTCCAATTCCATCATTTTCGCCCGCGACGGGGCCACCGTGTCCATCGGCACCGGCGAGCAGGATCGCGTCGGTTGTGTCGAGCTGACCATCCAGAAGGCTCACACCAAATACGCCGACAAGCTGGCCTTTGAACGGCATGGCCTGTCCCTGTACGAACTCAAGCTCAAGGCCAGGGACGACGCCGACCTGAATTCCTCCCTGACCGAAATCCTGGCCCGGACGGAACGGGACAAGGGCGGCCTGCCCGGCACGGTTTTGGTTTCGGACGGCTTCTTCCCCTTCCGCGACGGCGTCGATCTGGCCATTGCCCAGGGCGTGACGGCCATCGCCCAGCCCGGCGGCTCCATCCGCGACCTCGAAGTCATCCAGGCCGTCAACGAGGCCGCTCCCCAGGTGGCCATGGTCTTTACAGGGCAGCGCTCGTTCAAGCATTGA
- a CDS encoding pyruvate ferredoxin oxidoreductase, translating into MSAVKALCAGETGKGVVIQGNMAFAVGCVRAGFHAADGYPGTPSTEVIDKGLSQVQDLITVGWSVNEAVAAGVGFGHTLAGSDCVVTMKIPGLFQAADVITSSAFYTGQRGSLVYYIASDYTPSSTQHLVDPRHMLKSCCIPVFEPRNHQEMHEAARIAADLGRRFHTPVAVIASGVLCHSEGLVRLMEPRMREKAPLPERMSDFITLPNRARMFHDQVRTTRIPALREIVEQSPLNIWTKGAGKIGVITHGVNGLFVDEVRATSGQDIDVLSLGFTYPLPMQLARRFCESIDGPVFVIEDGHRFIQDSLLAAGLMVQGKGEDETVTEWTPALIAARLGLKLETRASEVASLPRPPMICAGCPYRLFGQIVGKMRKKGTLEAVFGDIGCNTLLHFLNAMDTALAMGASEAKRLGYVLSRPEAASKCLAVLGDGTECHSGMDATRNTIFRNIPGVKVILNNEWTAMTGGQPSPTSPANLAGDPNVFDLNASLEAHGANVVEASGYDKKGLEKALKDSLALAENGTFTTLVVTGTCIRKMPKEAYGVKMAVDADLCKRCGLCQICPGIEADSEGLPRFNNICTGCVGQNPACAQMCPVGAIAPAKDQSVCGLASCPELPTPPESIALPDAGKLPPFLSVAVRGVGGQGNLFFGRVLTQLAYLLGYDQQNILKGETHGMAQMGGPVISTFACGAVHSPVLMPGTCQCLVSMERSEVFRPGFLDMLRPGGTVILADTAIMPPAFDPAKYPTVDAVRQALDGYNVIDVDVLNTALGLGDPTGRCANVVMIGVLSTVAPFNSFPSEYWLQALKNVSPKPAIWRTNHAAFLAGRKLGGQ; encoded by the coding sequence ATGAGTGCAGTGAAGGCGCTATGCGCCGGGGAAACAGGCAAGGGAGTGGTCATTCAGGGCAACATGGCCTTTGCCGTGGGCTGTGTGCGGGCGGGCTTCCACGCCGCCGACGGGTATCCGGGCACGCCGAGCACCGAGGTCATCGACAAGGGCCTGTCCCAGGTCCAGGATCTGATCACCGTGGGCTGGTCCGTGAACGAGGCCGTGGCCGCGGGCGTGGGCTTCGGCCACACCCTGGCCGGCAGCGACTGTGTCGTGACCATGAAAATTCCGGGCCTTTTCCAGGCCGCCGACGTCATCACCAGCTCGGCCTTTTACACCGGCCAGCGCGGCAGCCTCGTCTATTATATCGCCAGCGACTACACGCCCAGCTCCACCCAGCATCTGGTGGACCCGCGCCATATGCTCAAAAGCTGCTGCATTCCGGTCTTCGAGCCGCGCAACCACCAGGAAATGCATGAGGCCGCGCGGATCGCCGCCGATCTGGGGCGCCGTTTCCACACCCCCGTGGCCGTCATCGCCTCCGGCGTGCTCTGTCACAGCGAAGGCCTGGTCCGTCTGATGGAACCGCGCATGCGCGAAAAAGCGCCTCTGCCGGAACGCATGAGCGACTTCATCACCCTGCCCAATCGGGCGCGCATGTTCCACGACCAGGTCCGCACGACCCGCATTCCGGCCCTGCGCGAAATAGTCGAACAAAGCCCTCTCAACATCTGGACCAAGGGCGCGGGCAAGATCGGTGTCATCACCCACGGCGTGAATGGCCTGTTCGTGGACGAGGTCCGCGCGACTTCCGGCCAAGACATCGACGTCCTGTCCCTGGGCTTCACCTATCCCCTGCCCATGCAGCTCGCCCGCCGTTTTTGCGAGAGCATCGACGGCCCAGTTTTTGTCATCGAGGACGGACACCGCTTCATCCAGGACAGTCTGCTGGCCGCCGGGCTCATGGTCCAGGGCAAGGGCGAGGACGAAACGGTCACGGAGTGGACTCCGGCCCTGATCGCGGCCCGACTCGGCCTGAAGCTGGAAACGCGTGCGTCCGAGGTGGCCAGCCTGCCCCGGCCGCCCATGATCTGCGCGGGCTGTCCGTATCGTCTTTTCGGCCAAATTGTCGGCAAGATGCGCAAAAAAGGCACGTTGGAGGCCGTGTTCGGAGATATCGGCTGCAACACCCTGCTCCATTTCCTAAATGCCATGGACACGGCCCTGGCCATGGGCGCGAGCGAGGCCAAGCGCCTGGGCTATGTCCTGTCCCGGCCCGAGGCCGCCAGTAAATGCCTGGCCGTGCTCGGCGACGGCACCGAATGCCACAGCGGCATGGACGCCACCCGCAACACCATTTTCCGCAACATCCCCGGCGTGAAGGTCATCCTCAACAATGAGTGGACGGCCATGACCGGCGGCCAGCCCTCGCCGACATCTCCCGCCAATCTGGCCGGCGACCCCAACGTGTTCGATTTGAACGCCAGCCTCGAGGCCCACGGCGCGAACGTCGTCGAAGCCAGCGGCTACGACAAAAAAGGCCTGGAAAAAGCCCTCAAGGACAGTCTGGCCCTGGCTGAAAACGGAACCTTCACCACCCTGGTCGTCACCGGCACCTGCATCCGCAAGATGCCCAAGGAGGCCTACGGCGTGAAGATGGCCGTGGACGCGGATCTGTGCAAGAGATGCGGCCTGTGCCAAATCTGTCCGGGCATCGAGGCCGACAGCGAGGGTCTGCCCCGCTTCAACAACATCTGCACAGGGTGCGTGGGTCAGAATCCCGCCTGCGCCCAGATGTGCCCGGTGGGGGCCATCGCGCCGGCCAAGGATCAAAGCGTGTGCGGCCTGGCCTCCTGCCCGGAGTTGCCCACTCCGCCCGAATCCATCGCCCTGCCCGATGCCGGAAAACTGCCACCATTTTTGTCCGTGGCCGTGCGCGGCGTGGGCGGTCAGGGCAACCTCTTCTTCGGCCGGGTCCTGACCCAGCTGGCGTATCTGCTGGGCTACGACCAACAGAACATCCTCAAGGGCGAGACCCACGGCATGGCCCAGATGGGTGGCCCGGTCATCAGCACCTTTGCCTGTGGCGCGGTTCATTCGCCGGTGCTCATGCCCGGCACCTGCCAGTGCCTGGTCAGCATGGAACGCAGCGAGGTCTTCCGACCGGGTTTCCTGGACATGCTCCGGCCCGGCGGCACGGTCATCCTGGCCGACACGGCCATCATGCCCCCGGCCTTCGATCCGGCCAAATACCCGACCGTGGACGCCGTGCGCCAGGCTCTGGACGGGTACAACGTCATTGACGTGGACGTCCTGAACACGGCCCTGGGCCTGGGCGACCCGACCGGCCGCTGCGCCAACGTGGTCATGATCGGCGTTTTGAGCACGGTCGCCCCGTTTAACTCCTTCCCCTCCGAATACTGGCTCCAGGCCTTGAAAAACGTCAGCCCCAAGCCGGCCATCTGGCGGACCAACCACGCCGCCTTCCTGGCCGGCCGGAAACTGGGCGGACAATAG